In Nocardia yunnanensis, one DNA window encodes the following:
- a CDS encoding AI-2E family transporter, with protein sequence MGDTTGDDAQHSEWVGQPHPGDEHETISAAEQHAAKMTSDRHPLGRPGRKFDRRSPFMIGLTGAAGVLVTVGAVQVVLAAHQALLLVVAALLLAIGMEPAVSWLARHGVRRGFAVTLVYVVVLAGLAAFLWAAIVPLIDQGQALVHHGPDTLRHLEDRYPLIKQAADRFHLEQKLQQATGADFGKLSQGLLGAGKVVFGAVTATVIVGVLTAYFSANFPALRTNLYRLFPHDRRPRAILIGDAIFAKVGGYVLGNLLISVITGVLTFVWLAAFGVPFPLVLAVLVAVLDLIPLIGSTLAGIAIALVALTVSLPVSLATVVFFVLLRWLEDYLLVPRVMGRTVQVPAVLTVVSVLIGGSILGVLGALLAIPIAAGVLLLIQELLFPRLDKPGTG encoded by the coding sequence ATGGGCGACACCACCGGCGACGACGCGCAGCACAGCGAGTGGGTCGGGCAACCGCATCCCGGCGACGAGCACGAGACCATCTCGGCCGCCGAGCAGCACGCCGCGAAGATGACCAGCGATCGACATCCGCTGGGCCGGCCGGGGCGCAAGTTCGATCGGCGCTCACCGTTCATGATCGGGCTCACGGGCGCGGCGGGTGTGCTGGTCACCGTGGGGGCCGTGCAGGTCGTGCTGGCCGCACACCAGGCGTTGCTGCTGGTGGTGGCGGCGCTGTTGCTGGCGATCGGCATGGAACCCGCGGTGTCGTGGCTGGCCCGCCACGGCGTCCGGCGCGGATTCGCGGTCACCCTTGTCTATGTGGTGGTGCTCGCCGGGCTGGCGGCGTTTCTGTGGGCGGCGATCGTTCCGCTCATCGATCAAGGTCAGGCGCTGGTGCATCACGGCCCCGACACCCTGCGCCACCTCGAGGACCGTTACCCGCTGATCAAGCAGGCGGCCGACCGCTTCCATCTGGAGCAGAAGCTGCAGCAGGCCACCGGCGCCGACTTCGGCAAACTGTCGCAGGGGCTGCTCGGGGCGGGCAAGGTCGTCTTCGGCGCGGTGACCGCGACGGTCATCGTGGGCGTGCTCACCGCCTACTTCTCGGCGAACTTTCCGGCGTTGCGCACCAACCTGTATCGGCTGTTCCCGCACGATCGGCGGCCGCGCGCCATCCTGATCGGGGACGCCATCTTCGCCAAGGTCGGCGGCTATGTGCTCGGCAACCTGTTGATCTCGGTGATCACCGGGGTGCTGACCTTCGTGTGGCTGGCCGCCTTCGGCGTGCCGTTCCCGCTGGTGCTGGCCGTGCTGGTGGCGGTCCTCGATCTCATTCCGCTGATCGGCTCGACGCTGGCCGGTATCGCGATCGCCCTTGTGGCGCTGACGGTTTCGCTGCCGGTGTCGCTGGCGACCGTGGTGTTCTTCGTGCTGCTGCGCTGGCTCGAGGATTATCTGCTGGTGCCGCGCGTGATGGGCCGCACCGTGCAGGTGCCGGCGGTGCTGACCGTGGTGTCGGTGCTGATCGGCGGTTCGATACTCGGTGTGCTGGGGGCGCTGCTGGCCATCCCCATCGCCGCCGGCGTGCTGTTGCTGATTCAGGAACTGCTGTTCCCGCGACTGGACAAACCGGGGACGGGTTAG
- a CDS encoding aminotransferase class I/II-fold pyridoxal phosphate-dependent enzyme translates to MDQSVAPVLEALAEYGKLGRYGFTPPGHRQGRGADPRVREVLGGALRADILASSGLDDRLARGQYLSDAEDLMAEAVGADYAFFSTCGSSLSVKAAMMAVAGGDGGLILGRDSHKSIVAGLIFSGVQPYWITPRWDAERHFSHPPSPEQVREAWQRHPDASGALIVSPSPYGTCADLAGIAEVCHERGKPLIVDEAWGAHLPFHSDLPTWAMNAGADICVVSVHKMGAGFEQGSVFHVQGDLVDRARLTECADLLMTTSPNVLLYAAIDGWRRQMVEHGRELLGGALETAAHARAALAALPGISVMEHDLLGKEASHDLDRLQVLMDVSATGATGYEIADWMREQRRIDLGLSDHRRILATLSFADDKHTVDALVDGLAAWRKQLKEPTPHHIRLPAPRELELDTIMKPRDAFFGPCEAVPAEQAPGRIAAEQVTPYPPGIPVIVPGELIDGAVIEYLRTGIAAGMNVPDPADPELNTIRVVAR, encoded by the coding sequence ATGGACCAGTCAGTCGCCCCCGTGCTCGAGGCTCTGGCCGAATACGGGAAGCTCGGCCGCTACGGGTTCACGCCCCCGGGCCACCGGCAGGGCCGCGGCGCGGATCCGCGGGTGCGGGAGGTGCTCGGCGGCGCGCTGCGCGCCGACATTCTCGCCTCCTCCGGGCTGGACGACCGGCTCGCGCGCGGCCAATACCTCAGCGACGCCGAGGATTTGATGGCCGAGGCGGTCGGCGCGGACTACGCGTTCTTCTCCACCTGCGGCAGTTCGCTGTCGGTGAAGGCGGCCATGATGGCGGTCGCGGGCGGCGACGGCGGGCTCATCCTGGGCCGCGACAGCCACAAATCCATTGTGGCGGGCCTGATCTTCTCCGGGGTGCAGCCGTACTGGATCACGCCGCGCTGGGACGCGGAGCGCCACTTCTCGCATCCGCCGTCACCCGAACAGGTCCGCGAGGCGTGGCAACGGCATCCCGACGCCTCCGGGGCGCTCATCGTCAGCCCCAGCCCCTACGGCACCTGCGCGGACCTCGCCGGTATCGCGGAGGTCTGCCACGAGCGCGGCAAGCCGTTGATCGTGGACGAGGCGTGGGGTGCGCATCTGCCCTTCCACTCCGATCTGCCCACCTGGGCGATGAACGCGGGCGCGGATATCTGCGTGGTCAGCGTGCACAAGATGGGCGCGGGGTTCGAGCAGGGCTCGGTGTTCCATGTCCAGGGCGATCTCGTGGACCGAGCCCGGCTCACCGAATGCGCGGATCTGCTGATGACGACCAGCCCCAATGTGCTGCTGTACGCGGCCATCGACGGCTGGCGTCGCCAGATGGTCGAGCACGGCCGCGAATTGCTCGGCGGCGCACTCGAAACCGCCGCGCACGCGCGCGCGGCGCTGGCCGCCCTGCCGGGCATCTCGGTGATGGAGCACGACCTGCTGGGCAAGGAAGCCTCCCACGACCTCGACCGGCTGCAGGTGCTCATGGACGTCTCGGCGACCGGCGCCACCGGCTACGAGATCGCCGACTGGATGCGTGAGCAGCGCCGGATCGATCTCGGCCTCAGCGATCATCGCCGGATCCTGGCGACGCTGTCGTTCGCCGACGACAAGCACACCGTCGACGCCTTGGTCGACGGGCTCGCCGCGTGGCGCAAACAACTGAAAGAGCCGACGCCGCATCACATTCGGCTGCCCGCGCCACGGGAGCTGGAACTCGACACGATCATGAAACCGCGCGACGCCTTCTTCGGTCCGTGCGAAGCCGTGCCCGCCGAGCAGGCGCCGGGCCGGATCGCAGCCGAACAGGTCACGCCCTATCCGCCCGGGATCCCGGTCATCGTGCCCGGCGAGCTGATCGACGGCGCGGTGATCGAGTACCTGCGCACCGGCATCGCGGCCGGTATGAACGTGCCCGATCCCGCCGATCCCGAATTGAACACCATCCGGGTGGTGGCGCGCTGA
- a CDS encoding LapA family protein: protein MNPVGENESYPRSGPTPSEPPPPEPPPVVSPPPGSVTPTAPAARVRRTRAGSVWVGLSFGAVFLVVLLIFVVQNTTSVRLGFLGWHFALPAGVAILVAAVLGALVMAVAGGVRIIQLRQSFSRLARTRAADTTR from the coding sequence ATGAATCCCGTGGGCGAGAACGAGTCCTACCCGCGGTCCGGGCCCACACCGTCCGAACCGCCGCCTCCCGAACCGCCACCGGTGGTTTCGCCGCCACCCGGTTCGGTCACGCCGACCGCACCCGCGGCCCGCGTCCGGCGCACCCGGGCGGGCAGCGTGTGGGTGGGTTTGAGTTTCGGCGCGGTCTTTCTGGTGGTGCTGCTCATCTTCGTCGTGCAGAACACCACCAGCGTCCGGCTCGGATTCCTGGGCTGGCATTTCGCACTGCCCGCCGGTGTGGCGATCCTGGTCGCCGCCGTGCTGGGCGCCTTGGTCATGGCCGTGGCCGGGGGTGTGCGAATCATCCAGCTGCGCCAGTCGTTCAGCCGTCTGGCCCGCACCCGCGCGGCCGACACCACCCGCTGA
- a CDS encoding DNA topoisomerase IB produces MRLRRSTIDGAGIIRRRRGRGFSYTTTAGEVVRDAQTLERIRALVIPPAWREVWICPDTCGHIQAVGLDAAGRRQYLYHEQWRRERDEEKFDRVLDLATRLPTMRERLRTDLRGRGLGEHRVLAAAITLLDSGVVRVGGEEYADSNGSHGVATLLREHVRVRRDEIALDFPAKSGVQCQAEIRDEALAKTLRALLTARTGSERVFVYRDRAGTHEVHADTINARFRDLVGAEFSVKDLRTWEANVLAAAGLATAPRPGSQRQRTAVLKRVMTDVAQLLGNTPAVVRASYVDPRLIRAFDNGETIASAIARAQRSDDPDVQRDIVDRAVIRLLRRAAHQKSASG; encoded by the coding sequence ATGCGATTGCGGCGCAGCACCATCGACGGTGCCGGGATCATTCGGCGCCGGCGTGGCCGAGGGTTCTCCTACACCACCACCGCCGGGGAGGTGGTGCGTGACGCGCAGACCCTGGAACGCATTCGCGCACTGGTGATTCCGCCCGCTTGGCGGGAGGTGTGGATCTGTCCCGACACCTGCGGTCACATTCAGGCGGTCGGGCTCGACGCGGCCGGGCGGCGGCAGTACCTCTACCACGAGCAGTGGCGGCGCGAACGCGACGAGGAGAAGTTCGACCGGGTGCTCGACCTGGCCACCCGGCTGCCGACCATGCGCGAACGCCTGCGCACCGATCTGCGCGGGCGCGGTCTGGGCGAACATCGAGTCCTGGCCGCCGCGATCACACTGCTGGATTCGGGCGTGGTGCGGGTGGGCGGGGAAGAGTACGCCGACTCCAACGGCTCGCACGGGGTCGCGACGCTGCTGCGCGAGCATGTCCGGGTGCGGCGTGACGAGATCGCCCTGGATTTTCCCGCCAAGAGCGGCGTCCAATGCCAGGCCGAGATCCGCGACGAGGCGCTGGCGAAGACCTTGCGGGCGTTGCTGACCGCCCGCACCGGCAGCGAGCGCGTCTTCGTGTATCGCGACCGCGCGGGGACGCACGAGGTGCACGCCGACACCATCAACGCGCGGTTCCGCGACCTCGTCGGTGCGGAGTTCAGCGTCAAGGATCTGCGGACGTGGGAGGCCAATGTGCTCGCCGCGGCCGGGCTCGCGACCGCGCCGCGGCCCGGATCGCAGCGGCAGCGCACGGCGGTGCTCAAACGGGTGATGACGGATGTGGCGCAGCTGCTGGGCAATACGCCCGCGGTCGTGCGCGCCTCCTATGTCGATCCCCGCCTGATCCGCGCCTTCGACAATGGCGAGACGATCGCCTCGGCCATCGCCCGCGCGCAACGCTCCGACGACCCCGACGTTCAGCGCGACATCGTCGATCGCGCTGTGATTCGGCTCCTGCGGCGGGCGGCGCATCAAAAGAGCGCCAGCGGGTAG
- a CDS encoding GlsB/YeaQ/YmgE family stress response membrane protein has translation MLGLGIIGWIVIGGLAGWIASKFMGTDGQQGIFLNIVVGVVGGLIGGFLLKLLGVDVNGGGLIFSFLTCLGGAVILLFLVGLATGRRRV, from the coding sequence GTGCTCGGATTGGGCATCATCGGATGGATCGTGATCGGCGGGCTGGCGGGCTGGATTGCCAGCAAATTCATGGGAACTGATGGTCAACAGGGCATTTTCCTGAACATCGTGGTCGGTGTCGTGGGCGGGCTGATCGGTGGCTTCCTGTTGAAGCTGCTGGGCGTCGACGTCAACGGCGGCGGCTTGATCTTCAGCTTCCTGACCTGCCTGGGTGGCGCCGTCATTCTGCTGTTCCTCGTCGGCCTGGCCACGGGCCGGCGCAGGGTCTGA
- a CDS encoding alpha/beta hydrolase has protein sequence MILRGSALAVLAAACLASVTGIAPATAESTHLPGTVDLPCATTILHQQADWYLPNGEPKGLVWLQHGFARTGENVAALAETLAGSGYLVFAPSLPFMNLFGCTLQNLGDNTPFLDQVAQLFATANDPAGPLATALTNAAARAGRTAPALPRGFVFIGHSAGAEAVEYVAHRLHVAAPAAWPSLRGLILLDPVKSFLGTNTESSLTDLAPTGLPLLAVSGPPSLCNSFGSGTTALQNLVPRGFLGVRLPAGEHTDAEGISTDGMGELLCGIPQTGNVAALQHLTTEWTARLLDGVPPEDCADAQDAAAQCLTGTA, from the coding sequence ATGATCCTCCGAGGTTCGGCTCTCGCCGTACTCGCCGCCGCCTGCCTCGCTTCCGTGACCGGAATCGCCCCGGCCACAGCGGAATCCACCCACCTGCCCGGCACCGTCGACCTGCCCTGCGCCACCACGATCCTGCATCAGCAGGCCGACTGGTACCTGCCGAACGGCGAACCCAAGGGTCTGGTGTGGCTGCAACACGGTTTCGCCCGCACCGGCGAGAATGTCGCCGCCCTGGCCGAAACCCTGGCCGGCAGCGGCTATCTCGTCTTCGCGCCGAGTCTGCCGTTCATGAACCTCTTCGGTTGCACCCTGCAGAATCTCGGCGACAACACCCCATTTCTCGACCAGGTCGCCCAGCTGTTCGCCACCGCGAACGATCCGGCCGGGCCGCTGGCCACCGCGCTGACCAATGCCGCCGCGCGCGCCGGGCGCACCGCACCCGCGCTGCCCCGGGGATTCGTGTTCATCGGCCACTCCGCGGGCGCGGAGGCGGTCGAATACGTCGCCCACCGCCTGCACGTCGCCGCCCCGGCCGCGTGGCCGAGCCTGCGCGGGCTGATCCTGCTGGACCCGGTGAAGTCGTTCCTCGGCACCAATACCGAATCGTCGCTCACCGACCTCGCCCCCACCGGGCTGCCCTTGCTGGCGGTCTCCGGGCCGCCGTCGCTGTGCAACAGTTTCGGCAGCGGCACCACCGCGCTGCAGAACCTGGTGCCGCGCGGCTTCCTCGGCGTGCGCCTGCCCGCGGGCGAGCACACCGACGCCGAGGGCATCAGCACCGATGGCATGGGCGAATTGCTCTGCGGCATACCGCAAACCGGGAACGTCGCCGCCCTCCAGCACCTGACCACCGAGTGGACCGCGCGGCTGTTGGACGGCGTGCCGCCCGAGGACTGCGCCGACGCCCAGGACGCGGCAGCCCAATGCTTGACCGGCACCGCCTGA
- a CDS encoding TIGR03557 family F420-dependent LLM class oxidoreductase produces the protein MTRFGYTLMTEQSGPRELVEYAVAAERAGFDFLVSSDHFSPWLAEQGHAPNAWTMLGAVAHATESIPMMTYVTCPTLRYHPVIVAQQAATLQILAEGRFTLGLGSGESLNEHVVGAGWPGLAERHERLEEAIGIIRALLSGETLSRHGHWYRVDAAKLWDLPSEPVPLAVAVSGSRSVERLAPLADEMISTEPDGDLVRAWQAARSDGKPSRVTGQLPVSWDTHRDKAIQRAHEQFRWSAGGWDVNSNLPTTDAFAAATKSVRPEDVAESIPCGPDLDAIVEAVRPYWEAGFTDIALVQVGDEAQQQFLSEAAEPLLEKLRAAAP, from the coding sequence GTGACGAGATTCGGATACACGCTGATGACCGAGCAGAGCGGCCCGCGCGAGCTCGTCGAGTACGCGGTGGCCGCCGAACGCGCCGGCTTCGATTTCCTGGTGAGCAGCGATCATTTCTCGCCCTGGCTCGCCGAGCAGGGCCACGCGCCGAACGCCTGGACGATGCTCGGCGCCGTCGCGCACGCCACCGAGTCGATTCCGATGATGACCTACGTGACCTGCCCGACCCTGCGCTACCACCCGGTGATCGTGGCCCAGCAGGCCGCCACGTTGCAGATCCTCGCCGAGGGCCGCTTCACGCTCGGCCTCGGCAGTGGCGAGAGCCTCAACGAGCATGTGGTGGGCGCCGGGTGGCCGGGCCTGGCCGAACGCCACGAACGCCTCGAAGAGGCCATCGGCATCATCCGCGCTCTGCTGTCGGGTGAAACCCTCAGCCGCCACGGCCACTGGTATCGCGTCGACGCGGCCAAACTCTGGGACCTGCCCTCGGAGCCGGTACCCCTTGCCGTCGCGGTATCCGGTTCCCGCTCGGTCGAACGTCTCGCACCGCTGGCCGACGAAATGATCAGCACCGAACCCGACGGCGACCTCGTGCGGGCCTGGCAGGCGGCCCGCTCGGACGGCAAGCCCTCCCGAGTGACCGGCCAGCTGCCGGTGAGCTGGGACACCCACCGCGACAAGGCGATCCAACGCGCCCACGAACAGTTCCGCTGGTCCGCCGGCGGCTGGGACGTCAACTCCAACCTCCCCACCACCGACGCCTTCGCCGCCGCGACCAAGTCCGTCCGCCCCGAGGATGTCGCCGAATCGATCCCCTGCGGCCCCGACCTCGACGCCATCGTCGAGGCCGTACGCCCCTACTGGGAGGCCGGATTCACCGACATCGCGCTCGTGCAAGTCGGCGACGAGGCCCAGCAACAATTCCTGTCCGAGGCCGCCGAGCCGCTGCTCGAGAAGCTGCGCGCCGCCGCCCCGTAA
- a CDS encoding HpcH/HpaI aldolase/citrate lyase family protein, which translates to MRSALYVPGHRPELYAKALAGPADVVLIDLEDAVPLGDKDSARATAAAWVRSLTTQRRRVWVRVNSGALGDADLHAVAPLGVAAVCLAKTESPERVRAAAAVLEAREPRPGVTALCPLLESAAAVLDARAIAAAPRVARLQLGEADLCADTGIEPGGDRAELLAVRTQIVLASAAAGIASPLAPVSTDFRDTAALRRTTRALARLGFRGRACIHPDQVPIVNEVFTPSPRELERARELVARFDSAPGGIVLDADGRMVDLAVVRRARRVLADAETPAGSSMLAQ; encoded by the coding sequence ATGAGATCCGCGCTCTATGTCCCCGGTCATCGGCCCGAGCTGTACGCCAAGGCACTGGCCGGTCCCGCCGATGTCGTCCTGATCGATCTGGAGGACGCGGTGCCGCTGGGGGACAAGGACTCCGCGCGCGCGACGGCCGCCGCCTGGGTCCGATCGCTGACCACGCAGCGCCGCCGGGTGTGGGTGCGCGTGAATTCCGGTGCGCTCGGCGACGCGGATCTGCACGCCGTCGCGCCCCTGGGGGTGGCGGCGGTGTGCCTGGCGAAAACCGAATCCCCCGAACGGGTCCGGGCCGCGGCGGCCGTCCTGGAGGCGCGGGAGCCGCGGCCCGGCGTGACCGCGCTGTGCCCGCTGCTCGAGAGCGCCGCGGCCGTCCTCGACGCCCGCGCGATCGCGGCCGCCCCGCGCGTGGCGCGCTTGCAGCTGGGAGAGGCGGACCTGTGCGCCGACACCGGCATCGAACCCGGCGGCGACCGGGCCGAACTGCTCGCGGTGCGCACCCAGATCGTGCTGGCCAGTGCGGCCGCGGGCATCGCGTCGCCGCTGGCCCCGGTCAGCACCGACTTCCGTGACACCGCGGCGCTCCGGCGCACCACTCGAGCCTTGGCGCGACTGGGTTTTCGCGGGCGGGCCTGTATCCACCCCGATCAGGTGCCGATCGTGAACGAGGTGTTCACGCCCTCGCCGCGCGAGCTGGAGCGGGCGCGCGAGCTGGTGGCGCGCTTCGACTCCGCGCCCGGCGGCATCGTGCTGGACGCGGACGGCCGGATGGTGGATCTGGCCGTCGTGCGCCGCGCCCGCCGGGTGCTGGCCGACGCCGAGACGCCGGCCGGTTCGTCAATGCTCGCGCAGTAG
- a CDS encoding helix-turn-helix domain-containing protein, with product MVQDNEFGARLMRLRQQAGMTRPVLGELAGRSGSWVKSLETGRLKLPRLPMLIRLAEILDLNDLTQLTGEQPLARSVYAKATHPALPKVTEALASYPVTPSTENADLSPEALAARVQQAWVLWHGAAHQRSAVATLLPNLLCDTRVAVRQLDGKDRRRVQALLAQVYHLTQLYLSFQPPAALVLMSGDRAMTAAQDADDPHAMAAAAWYVNHVYRDAGEEHEARVVLANQMCALLSPDKAGPDLALWGLLHLAMALSYAKIGREGDALRRWDEADRAARALGDDYVHPWLIFGRAMVDAYMITIQADLIHSGYAIQQAARVDLGKMPSATRRSFHTAETARAHHMRDEPLATVTLLSKANRESPDTFGFSLFARSAVPDLVEGGGATVRADAERLASVLGLEV from the coding sequence ATGGTGCAAGACAACGAATTCGGTGCCCGATTGATGCGCCTGCGTCAGCAGGCGGGCATGACGCGCCCGGTGCTGGGCGAACTCGCCGGCCGCTCGGGCAGTTGGGTCAAGTCCCTCGAGACCGGCCGCCTGAAGCTGCCCCGTCTGCCGATGCTCATCCGCTTGGCCGAGATCCTCGACCTCAACGACCTGACCCAGCTGACCGGCGAACAGCCACTCGCGCGCTCGGTCTACGCCAAGGCGACCCACCCCGCCCTGCCCAAAGTCACCGAGGCACTCGCCTCCTATCCAGTCACACCCAGCACCGAGAACGCCGACCTATCGCCCGAGGCGCTGGCCGCGCGCGTGCAACAGGCGTGGGTGCTGTGGCACGGTGCGGCGCATCAGCGTTCGGCCGTGGCGACATTGCTGCCGAATCTGTTGTGCGACACCCGGGTTGCGGTGCGACAGCTCGACGGCAAGGACCGCCGCCGGGTGCAGGCGCTGCTCGCGCAGGTCTACCACCTCACCCAGCTGTATCTGTCGTTCCAACCCCCGGCGGCGTTGGTGCTGATGTCCGGCGACCGCGCCATGACCGCCGCCCAAGACGCCGACGACCCACACGCGATGGCCGCCGCGGCCTGGTACGTCAACCACGTCTACCGCGACGCGGGCGAGGAGCACGAAGCGCGCGTCGTGCTGGCCAACCAGATGTGCGCGCTCCTGAGCCCCGACAAAGCGGGTCCGGACCTCGCGCTGTGGGGACTGCTGCACCTGGCCATGGCATTGTCGTACGCGAAAATCGGCCGCGAGGGCGACGCCCTGCGCCGTTGGGACGAGGCCGACCGGGCCGCGCGAGCGCTGGGTGACGACTATGTGCATCCGTGGCTGATCTTCGGTCGTGCCATGGTCGACGCGTACATGATCACCATCCAAGCCGACCTCATTCACTCCGGCTACGCGATCCAACAGGCCGCCAGGGTCGACTTGGGCAAGATGCCCTCGGCCACCCGTCGCAGCTTCCACACCGCCGAAACCGCACGCGCACACCACATGCGCGATGAACCGCTCGCCACGGTCACGCTGTTGTCGAAGGCGAATCGAGAATCCCCGGACACCTTCGGGTTCTCCCTGTTCGCCCGCTCCGCGGTACCCGACCTCGTCGAGGGCGGTGGCGCGACGGTCCGCGCCGATGCCGAACGCCTCGCCTCGGTACTCGGACTCGAAGTCTGA
- a CDS encoding carboxylesterase/lipase family protein, whose translation MLVDHPGRFGQRSTRQISVFASWWRPRNRWSTTAVGADDGRVPKACEGEPGSGKGRVVVRAPAGAVRGCWAGPVAVFRGIPYAEAPVGTRRFGAPVPASGWDGVRDAVDFGPCVPQPGHTGAVMVSLTGHVGDGSADCLTLNVWTPDPGSARLPVMVWIQGGTYLENHTHNPHYDAALLAETGVVVVSISYRVGADGFARIEGAPDNRGILDQITALGWVRDNIAPFGGDPGNVTVFGQSAGGACIAALLVMPAAKGLFRRAICQSMPGTYFTPRLATSITQAITTPLGVQPTIEDLTRVTPRALTEATAAVIARMPERVDVWGPMALTPTPFSPVVDGEILSCAPWQGLADGAARDVELLVGHTRDEFRLYTSRPGHQPTASQIAVAFENLAPSHGEQRYRAAHPDADPTQLFEMLTSDWLFRMPSLHLADAAHAGGGRVRIYELAWSFNSRQGASHCLDFLLVFGTLSPAEAATHPHVRPNAARELLYLGNRMRSDWTAFALNGSPGWALYDPRTRTTRVYDTTTTDQTYPHQPSRRIWSTHRFGALELRI comes from the coding sequence ATGCTGGTGGATCATCCTGGCCGTTTCGGCCAGCGCTCAACGCGGCAGATCAGTGTGTTTGCGAGTTGGTGGCGGCCGCGAAATCGGTGGTCCACAACCGCAGTTGGGGCTGATGATGGGCGAGTGCCGAAAGCATGTGAGGGTGAGCCTGGATCGGGCAAGGGGCGAGTCGTGGTCCGAGCCCCGGCTGGAGCGGTGCGGGGGTGTTGGGCTGGTCCGGTCGCGGTCTTTCGAGGGATCCCGTATGCCGAAGCACCAGTCGGGACTCGGCGCTTCGGCGCGCCGGTCCCGGCGAGCGGCTGGGATGGTGTCCGTGACGCGGTGGATTTCGGTCCGTGTGTTCCCCAACCTGGCCATACCGGCGCGGTGATGGTGTCGCTGACCGGTCACGTTGGTGACGGGTCAGCGGATTGTTTGACCCTCAACGTCTGGACACCGGATCCCGGCAGCGCCCGGTTGCCGGTGATGGTGTGGATCCAGGGCGGCACCTACCTCGAAAACCACACCCACAACCCGCATTACGACGCGGCCCTACTCGCCGAGACCGGTGTGGTGGTGGTCAGCATCAGTTACCGCGTCGGTGCCGACGGCTTCGCCCGCATCGAGGGTGCCCCGGACAACCGTGGCATCCTCGACCAGATCACCGCCCTGGGGTGGGTCCGCGACAACATCGCCCCTTTCGGTGGCGACCCGGGCAATGTCACCGTCTTCGGTCAATCCGCCGGCGGTGCCTGCATCGCCGCCCTACTGGTCATGCCCGCCGCGAAAGGGCTGTTCCGACGCGCGATCTGCCAAAGCATGCCCGGCACCTATTTCACCCCGCGCCTGGCCACCTCGATAACGCAGGCCATCACCACACCGCTCGGAGTCCAGCCCACGATCGAAGACCTGACCCGAGTGACACCACGAGCCTTGACCGAAGCGACCGCCGCGGTGATAGCGAGAATGCCGGAGCGCGTCGATGTCTGGGGTCCGATGGCGCTGACGCCCACGCCGTTCTCGCCCGTCGTCGACGGCGAGATCCTGTCATGCGCGCCATGGCAGGGGCTCGCCGACGGCGCCGCCCGCGACGTCGAGTTGCTCGTGGGCCACACGCGAGACGAATTCCGGCTCTACACAAGCCGACCCGGCCACCAGCCGACCGCATCACAGATCGCCGTGGCGTTCGAGAATCTCGCACCATCCCACGGCGAGCAGCGCTACCGCGCCGCCCACCCCGACGCCGATCCCACCCAACTGTTCGAAATGCTCACCAGCGACTGGCTGTTCCGGATGCCGAGCCTGCACCTGGCCGACGCCGCGCACGCCGGCGGAGGCCGCGTGCGAATCTACGAACTGGCGTGGAGTTTCAACTCCCGCCAAGGCGCCTCCCACTGCCTGGACTTCCTGCTTGTCTTCGGCACCCTCAGCCCCGCCGAGGCAGCCACACACCCCCACGTCCGTCCCAACGCCGCCCGCGAACTGCTTTACCTCGGCAACCGGATGCGCAGCGACTGGACCGCGTTCGCCCTCAACGGCAGCCCGGGCTGGGCGCTCTATGATCCACGCACCCGCACCACACGCGTCTACGACACCACGACCACCGACCAGACTTACCCGCACCAGCCTTCACGCCGCATCTGGTCCACACACCGCTTCGGTGCACTCGAACTGCGCATCTGA